The sequence attagcattttactggagtgttgtaggggtgaatttatttcttttcaaaggtaaaagaaacgaaattcgctcaaaccccacttcagagaaatgctaatagcttagccgggcaaactctaatcttctcgcgattttctgcataacattctgtattaaattcttcaagatctgaacaaGTATCATAgtttcatcgtaagttgtgacgtccaactgcaattcactgtttttggatgtttctgcatacatttttgcatataaacttccaacgagtttagcactgcccaaacgttgaccgatttggctgaaattttgtccagagcatcagggcatcaaatagaaccgaatgagaggacggcccatcaaaaaaaaaaattaaaaacgtttttcccatactaatttgagccaccctgatGTGTGCACAATAcctattcaattttaatatatcttttgattgtggtttatttttgaccagtattttaatcagttttgtgtcaaaaccttatttatatacttcaaatcttataataattttgcctattatcgagattttttttattcggtaGAACACAGAAAAGTGATATAAACACAACATACTCGAAAACTTATGAGAAAAATTCTTGTActtataaaaaaattgaattgccGATAATTAGTATTCGTTGAACAAGAACCTTTCACCCTAAATGGGCAGATACATTAAGGAGAACCATGGTAGTGTTCAGAAATGTCTGCACACTGGACGCTTTGACATTAAGGcacaaattttaataaataagtGGTCAACAAATTCTAAAACTATGTATCAgtacttgttgcaagtaaacaTAGATGAAAAACTAGTGCCTCCTAAAGCGAGGAGTGGATTGGAAAAAGGAAGTTATTCCAAATCCGCAATTATATTTAAGTACCAAACATAAGTGAGAAAAGCTCTCAATGTACCGGGTATAACATGTCTGTTACATTTTTAGTACATCTTAAATAGTTTAGGTGATTAATGGATATATAGATAACTGATAACTAAACTATGtaataaacataaattataaAGATCTCAAAACATTTTCCTTCTGTTCTGACAGACCACCAGCCTGAACACAATATGTGAGCATTACGCGatctcattaaaaaaaatcagttttgtaAAAAATGTACTACTAAGCaccttatgcgagcaccactctcgctcattacaaaatcaagaCACACTTATTCGCActgagcaccactcgcgctcataacaaaaacaagcaacacttggtcgcactgagcactttatgcgagcaccactcgcgctcattacaaaatcaatcaacgctAAGTTGCACTGAACACTTAAGCACAGTTGCACTGAGCATTTTATGCGAGCACTACTCGCGTTCATTACCATTGGCGTAAATACAGGGGGGCTAGAGGgagctatagccccacctaggaccAAACTAGTCCCCCCTagagtttttgtttttttaacataagtattgcacatattTAGCTCTTTGATCATGGGCGTAGCTGCAGATAATGAATTCTTTTCATCATCTCTCTTTCCGAAATACTACAGCAAGTTGAACCTATTTTACTAAGTAAACCATCTATTTTGGCTTTTCTGGTctcagaatttaaaaaaagcgGAGTGATTCTACtgtatccgacgtttcgaccctTGGTTTGGACCTTCTTCAGGGAGGTTATAGGGGTGCCGCTATAATCTATCGCTTATTGCTGGGCGTTTAATTGTCGGGGGAATGGTTTTAGAGCTAGAACTGTAATATGTGTCTTGTGATGGATATTTGTGGGTATGGTTTGAAggtgaaattcattaaaatatttgtatggagCCCCTCCTCCCGTTCAAAGGAGGAGAGGTCTCGAACCATAATAAGAACCTTCCCTGGCCCCAAAAACCCCTGTATACAAATTTTCAGACAGATAGAAAGAAGATAAAATGAAGAAATGAGGtgtaaaggaaaaaagaagaaaggaagaagaaaaaaggaagaaaaaaggaagaaagaaagacaaaaaagaagaaagaaggaaggaagaagaaataaaaaaggaagaaagtaggaagaaagaaggaagaaagaaaaaaggaagaaagaaggaagaacgaaagaagaaagcaggaagaacgaaggaagaaagatagaagaacgaaagaaggaataaggaaggataaaagaaggaaaaaaagaagaaaaaaagaagaaagaaagaaaaaagaaggaaaaaaagaagaaagaagggagaaagaagaaagaaagaagcatgaaagaagatagaaagaaggaagaaagaaagaagaaataaggaaagaaAGCAAGAAGTAAGTAAAATAAACGAAGGAGgaacaaaaagaagaaaggaggagaaaaaggaggaagatcgagaccgtgaagagacggaggaactgtaccgcgctaataacgcacgaaagttctatgagaagttgaaccgttcacgtaagggccacgtgccacagcccgatatgtgtaaggacataaacgggaaccttcttacaaacgagagtgaggtgatccaaaggtggcggcagcactacgaaaagcacctgaatggcgatatggaaGACAACGGTAGCGGTATGGTAataaacctaggagcacgcacgcaggacatgcgacttccggctccgaatctccaggaaatccaagaggagatcggccggctgaaaaacaacaaagcccctggagttgacaatctaccaggagagctgtttaaacacggtggtgaggcactggctagagcgctgcaccacagagaacagacgttgaagctgtactcgccatgttgtgataactttttactgttcattttgaattactttggaatgtcgccgttatcccgtgcataatcagcgctagcgtcataaaaaaatgccactgtgcgctagtgtcgttatgcatgcaagagcataccagcgccatcgtgttgtcaaaatgagattgtgagttgcaatgtcgacgtcgatggcgttgaggttcagtgtgtttgtttacacatgttttgcaagaaattttgttcgagcctccacgtctgttctctgtggctgcactgggtgattaccaaggtttgggaggatgaggttctgccgcaggagtggatggaaggtgtcgtgtgtcccatctacaaaaagggcgataagatggattgtagcaactaccgcgcaatcacattgctgatcgccgcctacaaggtactctcccaaattttatgccgccgactaacaccaattgcaagagagttcgtgaggcagtaccaggcgggatttatgggtgaacactCTACCACACTCGttcaatttccatcgttcactgatttactggtcgattcaaataatcattagttggccaatcgattactcgtggcgcgcgcatcggatttgctcaagtttgacgtttgctcactaccgctaTCTGGTTtttgatttgcccaactaactgaaatcaacagatgtcgttatgCTTCAAAGACGATGAATTTAAtaagtgaatgttcaatgtgttatgtctgtttgtctgtgacgtGGCTGTTGATTGCCAATCCTACTTCGTCATTAAGGCCACTTCTCCTAGCGAAAAGATCCAGCTTATCGCTAGCCTCTCCTTCTTTACcacttttttgttgttgttagttTTGTTTTAATTCCCACGAGTCACACAAGAAAAGATCCACCATGCAGGAGCTATAATGCGTATAACGCGGTAATGGTCAGCTTGCTATGAGGGGTATCCAGGTACCCATTTTCTCACTACTGGGATTCTTCAACTAGATACGTAATCATTTGCTCTACCGTATCGCGCAACCATGTTCGTATTGTTTGAATTCCATAAACTACACTAAATATTAGATctgaacaaaagatattttagttactagataaagattgtcgctgtcgtcgctgtccggaacaccttttgctggcgaggataggggaactaaatgtcaaagaaggaaaatccatacgatttgacagcttggtacccaacatgttccggacagcagaacaaagggaaccgaagcgacaatctttatctagtaactaaaatatcttttatctgAACCTACTCACCTACTCGTCGACAACGGACACCTCTATCTCGCCATACTCGACCTTCGTTTCGAGCGTTTGTTGTAGCCCGGCCATCTCGACGTGCGACCTTTCGTGCTTTTTCCGCCCGGACGAAGTGATGAACGCCGACGGGCAGGCACGGCAAACGAACGGTTTCTCGCCGGTGTGAATGCGCTCATGTGCCCTAAGATTGGCAATTTGAACAAAAGCTTTGTCGCAAAATTTACACTTGTGCCGACGGTTGTTCTCGTGCGTATCCACGTGGCACTGCAACTTCTGGTTGCTGCTGAACTTTCGACCACAGTACGGGCAGGGCTTGGTTTTCTCTGCCACCTTTCCTTCGTGTGCCGTTTCTACGTGCTTTACCAGAGTCTGCTTCGTTGGGAAACGCCTGGCGCAGATTTCGCACTGGAACTTCCGAACGTGCGTCGAGCGGTGATAGTACCAACTTGGGATCGATGATGTCGTGTACTTGCAGTCTTCGAAGTCGCAAACTTTTTCCGTTGGGTACACATTAGGGGCTGATTTTCCGTCACAGACATATGGAATGACAACAGCAGATTGATCATCGTGTTGCCGTTTTCTCGAAAACTGGGTTCGATACCGTGGATCATTCGGAAAGTGTTCCGCCATGTGGTAGCGCAACATAGTGGAATTAATGAATATTTTGTCACATTCTCGGCAAGCGTGTGCTTTCTCTCCAATATGAGCACGTTTGTGGACCTGGAAAATCGACTCATGGTTGAACCGTTTTCCGCATTTCTTACATTCATACGGCTTCTCGCCCGTGTGAATTCGAATGTGTCGAGTGAGTAGAGCAGAATTGCTAAAGGCTTTTCCGCAATGTTCACACTTGAATTTCTCTTCTTTGATAGCTTTGTGCTTGTAGATATGGGTGGAAAACATTCTTTTCTGTGTGAAGAATTGTCCGCAATCGTCACAAGTATAACCTTCGCCAGACTCGTGCATCCCTCGCATATGACTGATATAGTTCCGCTTGTTCATATAGCGCAGGGGACAGAAATCACAAACGTAGGGATAAAGATGAGACTGGAGATGCTTATTCAAAGATATTAGTGACTTCAGCTCCTGAGGGTATTCCTCGGTCGTACACTGTTCACAAGTGTACGGAAGAAGACCGACGTGCTTCTCTATGTGACTGTCCAAAGCGTCAGCATCTTCATGTACCGTATCACAAACATAGCAAGTATGCGGAATCAGCTCCGGTTCAGGTAGATCCTCGGTGATCTTGTATTTCCTGACCTCACGAGTTCTTTTAGGCTTATACAACTCTTTCCAAGAGTAGACAATTTTTTTAGAGGGCTTCTCTTCTTTCACTTTTTCGGTGTCTGACAAAATTTCTACTTCAAAACGCTCTAATGGCTGTTCTTCAGTtgtaccttcttcttcttcttcgtaaaGGTGTTCCTCTTCCATTTCTTCAACTGGTTCTATGACCTGAAATACAAAAAATGGAATCGACTTATAAAGAAACTATCTATTACAATACATATACACATTTTCAAATTACCAGTTCCGTTTTGATGTTTTCCGATAGATCTCCAAGGTCAACTTCGGTCTGGCAATTAGAATCTTCTAGGTAACTATCGATGGATCGATAGTGTGCCTCCAGCTGTCCGTTCGTAATCAAATTTCTCAGGATTTTCTCCGAATGTAGAAACTCCTTACGAACATTGAATGCCAAATCGATTTTTCCCACGCAGATGGCACACACCTTCGCTGGAAGATTAGTTTCGTTTTCGTCTAATTCCAGTCCGGTTATTGTGTAAACGATGTCAACGAGATTTTCATTATGAAGTCTTGAATTAAACGGAATCAATCCGACCGCTTTCTTAAGACAAATCCGACAGAACATGGCATGGAGATTATTCATTTCAACTCGTTGATCGGATGTAGTGGTGTCCGATTTCGGCACATGTTCCCGCACTTCATCGCCATCCGCTTCTTCCGGTG comes from Armigeres subalbatus isolate Guangzhou_Male chromosome 2, GZ_Asu_2, whole genome shotgun sequence and encodes:
- the LOC134212750 gene encoding zinc finger protein 14-like isoform X2, translating into MSKIFLLMSLNFIAGRNKLFYQNMVKLCCIQICPNSRQKRGVPCYPFPAKDEILRGKWIEFVGVANPNRFRWKGKSICAEHFRQMDLAEISGLLRPVDGAIPSIYSPEEADGDEVREHVPKSDTTTSDQRVEMNNLHAMFCRICLKKAVGLIPFNSRLHNENLVDIVYTITGLELDENETNLPAKVCAICVGKIDLAFNVRKEFLHSEKILRNLITNGQLEAHYRSIDSYLEDSNCQTEVDLGDLSENIKTELVIEPVEEMEEEHLYEEEEEGTTEEQPLERFEVEILSDTEKVKEEKPSKKIVYSWKELYKPKRTREVRKYKITEDLPEPELIPHTCYVCDTVHEDADALDSHIEKHVGLLPYTCEQCTTEEYPQELKSLISLNKHLQSHLYPYVCDFCPLRYMNKRNYISHMRGMHESGEGYTCDDCGQFFTQKRMFSTHIYKHKAIKEEKFKCEHCGKAFSNSALLTRHIRIHTGEKPYECKKCGKRFNHESIFQVHKRAHIGEKAHACRECDKIFINSTMLRYHMAEHFPNDPRYRTQFSRKRQHDDQSAVVIPYVCDGKSAPNVYPTEKVCDFEDCKYTTSSIPSWYYHRSTHVRKFQCEICARRFPTKQTLVKHVETAHEGKVAEKTKPCPYCGRKFSSNQKLQCHVDTHENNRRHKCKFCDKAFVQIANLRAHERIHTGEKPFVCRACPSAFITSSGRKKHERSHVEMAGLQQTLETKVEYGEIEVSVVDE
- the LOC134212750 gene encoding zinc finger protein 420-like isoform X1; translated protein: MSKIFLLMSLNFIEFNQLQVSAGRNKLFYQNMVKLCCIQICPNSRQKRGVPCYPFPAKDEILRGKWIEFVGVANPNRFRWKGKSICAEHFRQMDLAEISGLLRPVDGAIPSIYSPEEADGDEVREHVPKSDTTTSDQRVEMNNLHAMFCRICLKKAVGLIPFNSRLHNENLVDIVYTITGLELDENETNLPAKVCAICVGKIDLAFNVRKEFLHSEKILRNLITNGQLEAHYRSIDSYLEDSNCQTEVDLGDLSENIKTELVIEPVEEMEEEHLYEEEEEGTTEEQPLERFEVEILSDTEKVKEEKPSKKIVYSWKELYKPKRTREVRKYKITEDLPEPELIPHTCYVCDTVHEDADALDSHIEKHVGLLPYTCEQCTTEEYPQELKSLISLNKHLQSHLYPYVCDFCPLRYMNKRNYISHMRGMHESGEGYTCDDCGQFFTQKRMFSTHIYKHKAIKEEKFKCEHCGKAFSNSALLTRHIRIHTGEKPYECKKCGKRFNHESIFQVHKRAHIGEKAHACRECDKIFINSTMLRYHMAEHFPNDPRYRTQFSRKRQHDDQSAVVIPYVCDGKSAPNVYPTEKVCDFEDCKYTTSSIPSWYYHRSTHVRKFQCEICARRFPTKQTLVKHVETAHEGKVAEKTKPCPYCGRKFSSNQKLQCHVDTHENNRRHKCKFCDKAFVQIANLRAHERIHTGEKPFVCRACPSAFITSSGRKKHERSHVEMAGLQQTLETKVEYGEIEVSVVDE